The Coregonus clupeaformis isolate EN_2021a chromosome 8, ASM2061545v1, whole genome shotgun sequence genome has a segment encoding these proteins:
- the LOC121572093 gene encoding collagen alpha-2(I) chain isoform X3, which produces MLSFVDNRILLLLAVTSLLASCQSGGLKGPRGEKGPRGNRGPQGPNGRDGKPGLPGVAGPPGPPGLGGNFAAQFDGGKGSDPGPGPMGLMGSRGPNGPPGSPGPQGFTGHAGEPGEPGQTGSVGPRGPTGAAGKPGEDGNNGRPGKPGDRGGPGTQGARGFPGTPGLPGMKGHRGYNGLDGRKGEPGTAGAKGETGAHGANGTPGAAGSRGLNGERGRAGPAGPAGARGADGSSGPAGPAGPLGAAGPPGFPGAPGPKGEIGAAGSTGPSGPQGGRGEPGINGAVGPVGPNGNPGNNGINGAKGAAGLPGVAGAPGFPGARGGPGPQGPQGSTGARGLGGDPGPSGQKGDSGAKGEPGHSGVQGAAGPAGEEGKRGSTGEAGATGPAGLRGARGGAGTRGLPGLEGRGGPIGMPGARGATGPGGIRGPPGDAGRAGESGLTGARGLPGNSGQGGPQGKEGAAGAAGLDGRTGPPGPTGPRGQPGNIGFPGPKGPGGEAGKGGDKGPTGATGLRGSPGADGNNGATGPAGVVGNTGEKGEQGPSGAPGFQGLPGPAGPAGEAGKAGNHGMPGDQGLPGPAGVKGERGNPGPAGSAGSQGAIGARGPAGTPGPDGGKGEPGSVGIAGAAGHQGPGGMPGERGASGTSGPKGEKGEGGHRGLEGNMGRDGARGAPGPSGPPGPSGANGEKGESGSFGPAGPAGLRGPNGERGEGGPAGPPGFAGPPGSDGQTGPRGDKGPAGGKGDVGPAGPAGPAGQSGPSGLTGFPGAAGRVGGPGPAGIAGPPGSAGPAGKDGPRGLRGDPGPPGSQGEQGHVGPAGIAGDKGSSGESGPPGAPGTPGPQGVLGSSGFVGLPGSRGDKGLPGGPGAVGEPGRLGPAGASGPRGPAGNIGMPGMTGTQGEAGREGSPGNDGPPGRPGAAGFKGDRGEPGSPGALGSSGQPGPNGPSGAAGRPGNRGESGPTGNGGPVGAAGARGAPGPAGPRGEKGVAGEKGDRGMKGLRGHGGLQGMPGPNGPSGETGSAGISGPAGPRGPAGPHGPPGKDGRAGGHGAIGPVGHRGPPGHLGPAGPPGSPGLPGPAGPAGGGYDQSGGYDEYRADQPSLRAKDYEVDATIKSLNSQIENLLTPEGSKKNPARTCRDIRLSHPEWSSGFYWIDPNQGCIADAIKAYCDFSTGHTCIHPHPESIARKNWYRSSENKKHVWFGETINGGTEFAYNDETLSPQSMATQLAFMRLLANQATQNITYHCKNSVAYMDGENGNLKKAVLLQGSNDVELRAEGNSRFTFNVLEDGCTRHTGQWSKTVIEYRTNKPSRLPILDIAPLDIGGADQEFGLDIGPVCFK; this is translated from the exons ATGCTCAGCTTTGTGGATAACCGGATTCTGTTGCTGCTTGCAGTAACTTCATTGCTAGCATCATGCCAAT CG GGGGGACTCAAG GGCCCAAGAGGAGAGAAGGGGCCTCGAGGTAACAGG gGTCCCCAAGGTCCTAATGGAAGAGATGGTAAACCTGGACTCCCCGGCGTTGCCGGCCCCCCTGGTCCCCCTGGACTTGGAGGA AACTTTGCTGCTCAGTTTGATGGAGGAAAGGGCAGCGACCCCGGACCTGGACCAATG GGTTTAATGGGATCTAGAGGACCCAACGGACCTCCCGGATCCCCT GGACCTCAAGGATTCACAGGACACGCAGGAGAGCCTGGAGAACCTGGACAGACT GGCTCCGTTGGTCCTCGTGGACCCACTGGAGCCGCTGGCAAGCCCGGTGAGGAT GGTAACAACGGCAGACCTGGCAAGCCTGGTGACAGAGGTGGCCCCGGAACTCAG GGTGCTCGTGGATTCCCTGGAACTCCTGGACTTCCTGGAATGAAGGGACACAGA GGTTACAATGGTCTGGATGGACGCAAGGGAGAGCCTGGTACCGCTGGTGCCAAG GGTGAGACTGGTGCCCATGGAGCTAACGGAACACCCGGAGCAGCT GGTTCTCGTGGTCTGAATGGTGAGAGAGGGCGTGCCGGCCCTGCTGGACCAGCTGGTGCCCGTGGTGCTGATGGAAGCTCTGGACCCGCCGGCCCTGCT GGTCCCCTTGGAGCAGCTGGCCCCCCTGGTTTCCCTGGTGCCCCTGGCCCCAAG GGAGAGATTGGAGCTGCTGGATCCACTGGCCCATCCGGACCTCAGGGAGGCAGAGGAGAGCCCGGTATCAATGGAGCCGTTGGCCCTGTCGGTCCCAAT GGTAACCCTGGTAACAACGGTATCAACGGCGCCAAGGGAGCTGCT ggtCTCCCCGGTGTTGCTGGAGCCCCTGGTTTCCCAGGCGCAAGAGGAGGTCCCGGCCCCCAGGGCCCCCAAGGATCCACTGGCGCTAGAGGCCTTGGT GGTGACCCTGGACCCTCTGGACAAAAGGGAGATTCTGGTGCTAAGGGAGAGCCT GGTCACTCTGGTGTCCAGGGTGCCGCTGGTCCCGCTGGTGAGGAGGGCAAGAGAGGCTCAACTGGCGAGGCTGGTGCCACCGGGCCCGCTGGTCTGCGTGGAGCAAGA GGAGGTGCTGGAACTCGTGGTCTGCCTGGTCTGGAGGGAAGAGGTGGTCCCATT gGTATGCCCGGTGCTCGTGGAGCCACCGGCCCTGGTGGTATCCGTGGACCCCCTGGTGATGCCGGTCGTGCTGGCGAGTCTGGTCTGACTGGAGCCAGA GGCCTCCCCGGAAACTCTGGACAGGGTGGACCCCAAGGTAAAGAAGGCGCAGCT GGTGCTGCTGGTCTGGATGGCCGCACTGGTCCCCCCGGCCCAACTGGACCAAGAGGCCAGCCCGGTAACATCGGATTCCCCGGCCCCAAGGGACCTGGA ggTGAGGCTGGCAAGGGTGGTGATAAGGGACCTACTGGTGCAACTGGTCTGAGA GGCAGCCCCGGTGCCGATGGCAACAATGGAGCCACCGGCCCGGCTGGAGTTGTT GGAAACACTGGTGAGAAGGGAGAGCAGGGACCCTCTGGTGCTCCTGGTTTCCAGGGTCTGCCCGGCCCCGCTGGACCTGCTGGTGAGGCTGGCAAAGCTGGCAACCAT GGTATGCCTGGAGACCAGGGACTCCCAGGACCCGCTGGTGTCAAG GGAGAGCGTGGAAACCCCGGTCCTGCTGGCTCTGCCGGATCTCAGGGAGCCATTGGTGCTCGTGGACCCGCTGGAACTCCTGGCCCCGATGGTGGCAAG GGAGAGCCTGGTTCTGTCGGCATTGCTGGTGCCGCCGGACACCAAGGACCCGGTGGTATGCCCGGTGAGCGCGGTGCCAGTGGTACTTCTGGACCCAAGGGTGAGAAG GGTGAGGGTGGACACAGAGGACTTGAGGGTAACATGGGAAGAGATGGCGCCCGT GGTGCCCCCGGACCAAGTGGACCCCCTGGACCTTCCGGTGCTAATGGTGAAAAG GGTGAGTCTGGCTCCTTCGGCCCTGCCGGACCTGCTGGTCTTCGTGGACCCAAT GGAGAGCGTGGAGAGGGTGGACCTGCTGGACCTCCCGGCTTCGCCGGACCCCCT GGTTCTGATGGTCAGACTGGCCCTAGAGGAGACAAGGGACCCGCTGGTGGAAAGGGAGACGTCGGCCCCGCCGGCCCTGCTGGACCTGCTGGCCAATCTGGACCTTCT GGTCTGACCGGTTTCCCTGGTGCTGCCGGTAGAGTTGGAGGCCCCGGTCCCGCT GGTATTGCTGGGCCCCCTGGCTCCGCCGGTCCCGCTGGCAAGGATGGCCCTCGTGGTCTCCGTGGTGATCCTGGCCCCCCTGGATCTCAGGGAGAGCAGGGACATGTTGGACCTGCTGGTATCGCTGGAGACAAGGGATCCAGTGGCGAGAGCGGTCCTCCC GGTGctcctggtacccctggaccTCAAGGTGTGCTCGGATCCTCTGGCTTCGTTGGTCTGCCTGGTTCCCGTGGTGACAAGGGTCTTCCTGGCGGTCCTGGTGCTGTG GGTGAGCCTGGTAGACTTGGACCTGCTGGTGCCTCTGGACCCCGTGGTCCCGCTGGTAACATTGGCATGCCCGGCatgactggtactcagggagaaGCTGGACGTGAG GGTAGCCCTGGCAACGATGGACCTCCCGGCCGTCCCGGAGCTGCTGGCTTCAAG GGTGACCGTGGTGAGCCTGGTTCTCCTGGAGCCCTTGGAAGCTCTGGTCAACCTGGACCCAACGGACCCTCCGGCGCCGCTGGCAGACCTGGAAACCGTGGCGAGTCT gGCCCCACTGGAAATGGTGGTCCCGTCGGTGCTGCTGGTGCACGTGGTGCCCCC GGCCCCGCTGGTCCCCGTGGAGAGAAGGGTGTGGCTGGAGAGAAGGGAGACAGAGGCATGAAGGGTCTACGTGGACATGGTGGTCTCCAGGGAATGCCCGGACCTAAC GGACCATCTGGTGAGACTGGCTCTGCTGGTATCTCTGGACCTGCTGGACCCAGA GGTCCCGCCGGACCCCATGGTCCCCCTGGTAAGGATGGTAGAGCTGGAGGTCATGGTGCTATCGGACCTGTTGGACACCGTGGTCCCCCTGGACATcttggacctgct GGTCCCCCCGGCTCTCCTGGTCTTCCCGGACCCGCAGGTCCCGCTGGTGGTGGATACGACCAGTCTGGTGGTTACGATGAGTACAGAGCCGACCAGCCCTCTCTCAGGGCCAAGGACTATGAGGTGGACGCCACCATCAAGTCCCTGAACTCCCAGATCGAGAACCTGCTCACCCCCGAGGGCTCCAAGAAGAACCCTGCCCGTACCTGCAGAGACATCAGACTCAGCCACCCCGAATGGAGCAGCG GTTTCTACTGGATCGACCCTAACCAGGGCTGCATCGCTGACGCCATCAAGGCCTACTGCGACTTCTCCACCGGACACACCTGCATCCACCCTCACCCCGAGAGCATCGCCCGCAAAAACTGGTACAGGAGCTCTGAGAACAAGAAGCATGTCTGGTTTGGAGAGACCATCAACGGTGGAACTGAG TTTGCTTACAACGACGAGACCCTGAGCCCTCAGAGCATGGCCACTCAGCTGGCCTTCATGCGTCTCCTGGCCAACCAGGCCACCCAGAACATCACGTACCACTGCAAGAACAGCGTGGCGTACATGGACGGAGAGAACGGCAACCTGAAGAAGGCTGTGCTCCTGCAGGGTTCCAACGACGTGGAGCTGAGGGCCGAGGGCAACAGCCGCTTCACTTTCAACGTTCTGGAGGATGGCTGCACT AGACACACTGGCCAGTGGAGCAAGACAGTCATTGAATACAGAACAAATAAACCATCTCGCCTGCCCATCCTCGACATTGCACCTTTGGACATTGGTGGAGCTGATCAAGAGTTTGGTTTGGACATTGGCCCAGTCTGTTTCAAATAA